The Glycine soja cultivar W05 chromosome 6, ASM419377v2, whole genome shotgun sequence genome has a window encoding:
- the LOC114416959 gene encoding G-type lectin S-receptor-like serine/threonine-protein kinase At4g27290, protein MLSLLCICLLLFSYFSGNCTSLDSLAVNQSIQDGGNETLVSAGGITEVGFFSPAKTTRRYLGIWFRNVTPLTVVWVANRNTPLENNSGVLKLNQKGILVLLNDKNSTIWSSKISSKAGNNPIAHPLDSGNFVVKIGQQPNKGTVLWQSFDYPGDTHIPGMKIGWNIETGLERSISSWKSDEDPAKGEYVVKVDLRGYPQVFVFKGSLIKFRVGPWNGQSLAGLPVKIPYCSQKFVLNEKEVYYGYDLLDSLEFISIFKLTPSGTAQRSFWRAQTNTRQVLTIEDQDQCENYAFCGENSICSYDGNRPTCECLRGYFPKSPDQWNMSISPNGCVPRNKSNCQNSYTDGFFKYAHMKMPDTSSSWFNTTMNLDECRKSCLKNCSCTAYANLDIRGGGSGCLLWFNNTVDMRYFPKFGQDIYIRVPASELDNGGPGIKKKIVVITAGVTVFGLIITCFCILIVKNPVAGRLYSHIGRFQWRQEYFILRREDMDLPTFELSAIAKATDNFSSRNKLGEGGFGPVYKGTLIDGQEVAVKRHSEMSDQGLEEFKNEVVLIAKLQHRNLVKLLGCCIHGEEKLLIYECMANKSLDCFIFDETRSKLLSWNQRFHIIVGIARGLLYLHQDSRLRIIHRDLKTSNILLDAHMNPKISDFGMARTFGWDQSQAKTRKVVGTYGYMPPEYAVHGYYSVKSDVFGFGVIVLEIVSGNKNRGFSDPEHSLNLLGHAWRLWTEDRPLELIDINLSERCIPFEVLRCIHVGLLCVQQKPQDRPDMSSVIPMLNGEKLLPLPKAPGFYTGNCTPELVSSSKTCNPLSQNEISLTIFEAR, encoded by the exons ATGTTATCATTGTTATGTATttgcttattattattttcctacTTCTCAGGAAATTGCACTTCACTAGACAGTTTAGCAGTAAATCAATCCATCCAAGATGGTGGGAATGAGACTTTGGTTTCAGCAGGTGGAATTACTGAAGTGGGTTTCTTTAGCCCAGCAAAAACAACAAGGCGATACTTGGGTATATGGTTCAGAAATGTTACCCCTTTAACAGTGGTGTGGGTTGCTAACCGAAATACACCTCTTGAGAATAACTCAGGAGTTTTGAAACTCAACCAGAAAGGGATTCTTGTGCTTCTCAATGACAAAAACAGCACCATTTGGTCATCCAAGATATCAAGCAAAGCTGGGAATAACCCAATTGCGCATCCGTTGGATTCGGGAAATTTTGTGGTGAAAATTGGACAGCAACCTAACAAGGGTACCGTTTTATGGCAGAGTTTTGATTATCCAGGTGATACACATATTCCGGGAATGAAAATAGGATGGAACATAGAAACTGGTCTAGAAAGATCTATATCATCTTGGAAAAGTGATGAGGATCCTGCGAAGGGAGAGTATGTTGTAAAAGTGGATCTTCGAGGATATCCTCAAGTATTTGTATTCAAAGGATCCTTGATAAAGTTCAGAGTAGGGCCATGGAATGGCCAGTCTTTGGCTGGATTACCTGTTAAAATTCCATACTGTTCACAAAAATTTGTATTGAATGAAAAAGAGGTGTATTATGGGTACGACCTTCTTGATAGTTTGGAATTCATCAGCATATTTAAACTTACCCCTTCAGGCACGGCACAGAGAAGTTTTTGGAGAGCTCAAACAAACACCAGGCAAGTCCTAACAATTGAGGATCAAGATCAATGTGAAAATTATGCCTTTTGTGGTGAAAATTCTATATGCAGTTATGATGGTAACCGTCCAACTTGTGAATGCCTGAGAGGTTATTTTCCTAAGTCTCCGGATCAGTGGAATATGTCAATTTCACCAAACGGCTGTGTTCCAAGGAATAAATCTAACTGCCAAAACAGTTATACAGATGGCTTCTTCAAGTACGCACACATGAAAATGCCAGACACATCTTCTTCGTGGTTTAATACAACCATGAACCTTGATGAATGTCGGAAGTCATGTCTTAAAAACTGTTCTTGTACTGCATATGCAAATTTAGATATTCGTGGTGGTGGAAGTGGCTGTCTACTTTGGTTTAATAATACAGTTGACATGAGGTATTTCCCTAAATTTGGACAAGACATTTATATCAGAGTCCCTGCTTCAGAATTAG ATAATGGTGGCCCtggaatcaagaaaaagatagtaGTAATCACTGCTGGTGTGACAGTTTTTGGACTTATCATCACATGTTTCTGCATACTGATAGTTAAAAATCCAG TGGCAGGAAGATTATATTCTCATATCGGACGATTTCAATGGCGGCAAGAATATTTTATCTTGAGAAGGGAAGACATGGATCTGCCAACCTTTGAGTTGTCAGCCATTGCTAAAGCCACTGATAATTTTTCTAGCAGAAATAAACTAGGGGAAGGTGGATTTGGGCCAGTATACAAG GGTACACTAATAGATGGGCAAGAGGTAGCCGTAAAACGACACTCAGAAATGTCTGATCAAGGACTGGAGGagtttaaaaatgaagttgtgtTGATTGCAAAACTTCAGCACCGTAATCTTGTGAAACTTCTAGGTTGCTGTATTCATGGAGAGGAAAAATTGTTGATCTATGAATGCATGGCCAACAAGAGCTTAGACTGCTTCATCTTTG aTGAAACTAGAAGTAAGCTCTTATCCTGGAATCAACGTTTTCACATTATTGTTGGCATCGCTCGGGGGCTTCTCTATCTTCACCAAGACTCTAGACTGAGAATTATTCACAGAGATTTGAAAACCAGCAATATCCTACTCGATGCGCATATGAATCCTAAAATCTCAGACTTTGGCATGGCTCGGACTTTTGGCTGGGATCAAAGTCAAGCCAAAACCAGAAAAGTGGTCGGAACATA TGGTTACATGCCTCCAGAGTATGCTGTGCATGGTTATTACTCTGTGAAATCAGATGTCTTTGGTTTTGGTGTGATAGTACTAGAGATAGTTAGTGGAAACAAGAACAGGGGATTTTCTGACCCGGAACACTCTCTTAATCTTCTTGGACAT GCATGGAGACTTTGGACAGAAGACAGGCCATTGGAGCTGATAGATATAAACTTAAGTGAAAGATGCATTCCTTTTGAAGTCTTAAGATGCATACATGTGGGTTTGTTGTGTGTACAACAAAAACCACAAGATAGGCCGGATATGTCTTCTGTCATTCCTATGCTGAATGGTGAGAAATTATTGCCTCTGCCAAAGGCTCCTGGATTTTATACAGGAAACTGTACTCCTGAATTAGTATCTTCATCTAAAACTTGTAATCCATTATCACAAAATGAGATATCCCTTACAATTTTCGAGGCAAGATAG